A portion of the Vicia villosa cultivar HV-30 ecotype Madison, WI unplaced genomic scaffold, Vvil1.0 ctg.002258F_1_1, whole genome shotgun sequence genome contains these proteins:
- the LOC131638298 gene encoding protein ELF4-LIKE 4-like, translating to MEDDTFSGIGNGTQIDTKILGTFQKSFVQVQNILDQNRLLINEINQNHESKIPDNLSRNVGLIKELNNNIRRVVDLYAELSSSFTKSIDVTSEGDSSGAVKSDGKGGHKRIRPT from the coding sequence ATGGAGGATGATACATTTTCTGGCATTGGAAATGGAACACAAATTGATACAAAGATTTTGGGTACTTTTCAGAAGAGTTTTGTTCAAGTGCAGAACATTTTGGATCAGAACAGGTTATTAATCAACGAGATAAACCAGAATCACGAGTCCAAGATTCCCGATAATTTAAGCAGGAATGTTGGACTTATTAAAGAGCTCAACAACAATATTAGAAGAGTCGTCGATTTATACGCCGAACTTTCGAGTTCGTTTACGAAATCTATTGATGTTACTTCAGAAGGAGATTCAAGTGGTGCTGTGAAATCAGATGGAAAAGGTGGACACAAAAGAATCAGGCCTACATAG
- the LOC131638300 gene encoding uncharacterized protein LOC131638300 produces the protein MEEGFLSTFIHFYDSSYHCFTFPDYQLLPILEEYSSIIGLPITRRIPFTGLEQDPKTCEIAKSTHLRKGEIEKNMVIKGGLPGLPAEFLIEKALTLSRERKEEDFEVVFALLLYGLFLFPNINNFVDMNAIKIFMKKNHVPTLLGDTYYSIHLRNSYGKEMVTCCTPLLYKWYISHLFWSQKEGLKWSYKIMTLTNTKIVWTNNHFCRMKTLDCCGDFPNVSLIGTKGAIFYSPMLARRQFGFPMDKRPRSNLLEGFFLEERVENKEFRERIANGWHPSHRKEIKDWNTKGDLFPEPFDSWVTTRAAEMRMPILPGTSAPPIEEYVPPIVVPSTIESLQEALRKMKNSRDYWKKKFEYSDAEVGMLEESYEEVLKEKNDQLFLQDTWLIAKDATIAKYKREKKRKQKEEDISPKEAAWKSIVEKLEKVKLKKKKKTQDDMDTSH, from the coding sequence ATGGAAGAAGGATTCCTCTCCACTTTTATCCACTTCTATGACTCATCATATCATTGCTTCACCTTCCCTGATTACCAACTATTGCCTATCTTGGAAGAGTATTCAAGCATTATTGGGTTACCTATTACCAGAAGAattcctttcactggtttagaacaaGATCCCAAGACTTGTGAGATTGCAAAATCTACTCACTTGAGAAAAGGAGAAATTGAAAAGAACATGGTTATTAAAGGAGGATTACCTGGATTACCTGCTGAGTTCTTAATTGAGAAAGCTCTCACCTTGTcacgagaaagaaaggaagaagactttgaaGTTGTTTTTGCCTTGCTGTTGTATGGATTGTTCTTGTTTCCAAACAttaacaactttgttgatatgaatgccATCAAGATCTTTATGAAGAAGAACCATGTTCCTACCTTACTTGGGGACACTTACTATTCTATTCATCTTAGAAATTCCTATGGAAAGGAAATGGTTACCTGTTGTACTCCTTTGTTATACAAGTGGTACATATCTCATCTATTCTGGAGCCAGAAAGAAGGATTGAAATGGTCATACAAGATCATGACTCTTACCAACACTaagattgtttggacaaacaaTCACTTTTGTAGAATGAAGACCTTAGACTGCTGTGGTGATTTCCCTAATGTGTCCCTCATTGGTACAAAAGGAGCAATCTTCTATAGCCCCATGTTAGCTCGTCGTCAATTTGGGTTTCCTATGGACAAAAGACCAAGGAGCAATTTATTGGAGGGATTCTTTCTGGAAGAAAGAGTTGAGAACAAGGAGTTTAGAGAAAGGATTGCTAACGGTTGGCATCCAAGCCATAGAAAAGAAATCAAAGATTGGAATACCAAAGGGGATCTTTTTCCTGAGCCCTTTGATAGTTGGGTCACTACCAGAGCTGCGGAAATGAGAATGCCTATTCTCCCTGGAACATCTGCACCCCCAATTGAAGAGTATGTACCACCCATTGTAGTTCCTTCAACAATTGAAAGTCTCCAAGAAGCTCTAAGAAAAATGAAGAATTCAAGAGACTATTGGAAGAAGAAGTTTGAGTATTCTGATGCTGAAGTAGGAATGTTGGAAGAATCCTATGAAGAAGTGctaaaagaaaagaatgatcaaCTATTCCTTCAAGACACTTGGCTCATAGCTAAGGATGCTACCATTGCCAAgtataaaagagaaaagaaaaggaagCAAAAAGAAGAAGATATCTCTCCAAAAGAAGCTGCATGGAAGAGTATTGTTGAAAAGCTAGAAAAGGtcaagctgaagaagaagaagaagactcaaGATGATATGGATACTTCTCACTAA